One window of the Crassaminicella thermophila genome contains the following:
- a CDS encoding serine hydrolase domain-containing protein, with the protein MNKEFEAFIEKMMFYYDIPGLAIGITKQNEIVYAKGFGVMNIKSNDPVTEETIFHMASITKTFVAAAVMQLVEKGKVDLNKPVVEYLPYFRLKDNRYKEITILQMLSHTSGIPDCTDYCWEKPEYDEDALERYVRSIEDISLLYEPGTKFYYSNIAYEVLGDLVSKVSGESFETYVINNILIPLEMKNSTLLTIEREPKLLASPHIKNEEKKVVVSKVYPYNRVHAPSSTLTSNILDICKWSIANLNRGELDGVRILKEDSYDVLWKKVANIKPNEEDIGISWFIRNYSKYKMVGHEGRDIGFRTSLGLIPKKYISVCVLANIDSAPTKKIMMKAFDSMLV; encoded by the coding sequence ATGAATAAAGAATTTGAAGCATTTATTGAAAAAATGATGTTTTATTATGATATACCAGGACTTGCTATTGGGATAACAAAGCAAAATGAAATAGTATATGCTAAAGGCTTTGGGGTTATGAATATAAAATCAAATGATCCTGTTACAGAAGAGACTATTTTTCATATGGCATCTATTACAAAAACTTTTGTAGCAGCAGCAGTTATGCAACTTGTAGAAAAAGGAAAAGTTGATTTAAATAAACCTGTAGTAGAGTATCTTCCATACTTTCGATTAAAGGATAATAGATATAAAGAAATAACTATTCTTCAGATGTTAAGTCACACATCAGGAATTCCAGATTGTACTGACTATTGTTGGGAAAAACCTGAATATGATGAAGATGCATTAGAAAGATACGTTCGTAGTATAGAAGATATTTCATTGCTTTATGAACCAGGGACAAAATTTTATTATAGTAATATTGCTTATGAAGTATTAGGAGATTTAGTTTCAAAGGTTTCAGGGGAAAGCTTTGAAACGTATGTTATAAACAATATTCTTATACCATTAGAAATGAAAAATAGTACATTGCTTACAATAGAAAGAGAACCTAAATTATTAGCAAGTCCACATATCAAAAATGAAGAGAAAAAAGTAGTAGTAAGTAAGGTATATCCATATAATAGAGTGCATGCACCTAGTTCAACCTTAACATCAAATATTTTAGATATATGTAAATGGTCAATAGCAAATTTAAATAGAGGAGAATTAGATGGAGTAAGAATATTAAAAGAGGATAGCTATGATGTATTGTGGAAGAAAGTAGCTAATATAAAGCCAAATGAAGAGGATATAGGAATTAGTTGGTTTATTCGTAACTATAGCAAATATAAAATGGTAGGACATGAGGGAAGAGATATTGGTTTTAGAACAAGTTTGGGACTTATACCTAAAAAGTATATTTCTGTTTGTGTATTAGCAAATATTGATTCAGCACCTACAAAGAAAATTATGATGAAAGCATTTGATAGCATGTTAGTATAA
- a CDS encoding MBL fold metallo-hydrolase: protein MITITTLIENNLGKDKTLYNEHGLSFFIEGENFNILYDTGQSNKFIDNAKKLNIDLSKTTHVVLSHGHYDHTGGFKDFVVNTNASFDLYISKYFFRKKYSIEEDTCKYLGPNFDEAFLKEKNIKLNYITNDIEIAPNVVLSTNFKRKTPFETISPRFYVKEGKSYVKDDFKDEIVLSIQTKKGLIVLLGCSHPGVVNILDSLIQRTKKPIYAIIGGTHLVEGNKNQLKSTLDYFKKISIKHIGVSHCTGEAAIKELKQFDCFFENCTGTQIQINSHNFSLSIS, encoded by the coding sequence ATGATAACAATTACAACACTTATAGAAAACAATTTAGGAAAGGATAAAACCTTATATAATGAACACGGTCTTTCTTTTTTTATTGAAGGAGAAAACTTTAATATTCTGTATGATACTGGTCAAAGCAATAAGTTTATTGATAATGCAAAAAAACTTAACATAGATTTGTCAAAAACGACTCATGTAGTCTTAAGCCATGGTCATTACGATCATACAGGAGGATTTAAAGATTTTGTAGTTAATACTAATGCTTCCTTTGACCTATATATTAGTAAATATTTTTTCCGCAAAAAATATTCTATAGAAGAAGATACTTGCAAATATCTAGGACCAAATTTTGATGAAGCTTTTTTAAAAGAAAAGAATATTAAACTTAATTATATAACTAATGATATAGAAATTGCCCCAAACGTTGTTTTATCAACAAACTTTAAAAGAAAAACCCCATTCGAAACCATCAGTCCTAGATTTTATGTAAAAGAAGGTAAATCTTATGTTAAGGATGATTTTAAAGATGAAATTGTACTTTCAATTCAAACCAAAAAAGGACTTATTGTTTTATTAGGATGTTCCCATCCAGGTGTAGTAAACATTTTAGATTCACTTATTCAACGAACAAAAAAGCCTATATATGCTATTATAGGTGGAACCCATTTAGTTGAAGGAAATAAAAATCAATTAAAGTCTACATTAGATTATTTTAAAAAAATAAGCATTAAACATATTGGTGTTTCCCATTGTACAGGAGAAGCTGCAATAAAAGAACTTAAACAATTTGATTGCTTTTTTGAAAACTGTACCGGAACACAAATTCAAATAAATTCTCATAATTTTAGTTTATCAATTTCTTAG
- a CDS encoding PTS sugar transporter subunit IIC — MEIVQGIGLLILTLILFSAFSFKAPKGQKAMSGLADAAVATFLVEAIHKYINGDFFNITFLGDVGSASGSVSGIAATILVALNMGINPIYSVAAGAAVAGYGILPGFISGYVVGLIGPIFEKKLPKGVDIIFGVLLLSPIARFTSLIVDPIVNATLMNIGNTIAIAAEQSPYLMGFLLGGIIKVICTSPLSAMALTAMLGLKGLAMGIASIACFGGAFTDGLVFKRLKLGESSNIIGVMLEPLTQANIITTNPIPIFGSNFLGGGLAGIVAAYFKIINNAPGTSSPIPGLIAPFGFNNPQNVFLAIVFAIIAGISAGYIGSTSFMFIKKLSFSKFRLS; from the coding sequence ATGGAAATTGTACAAGGAATTGGTTTGTTAATTTTAACTTTGATTTTATTTTCAGCATTTAGTTTTAAAGCACCAAAAGGACAAAAAGCAATGTCAGGATTAGCAGATGCTGCTGTAGCTACATTTTTGGTAGAAGCAATTCATAAATATATCAATGGAGATTTTTTCAATATAACCTTCTTAGGGGATGTAGGAAGTGCTTCTGGTAGTGTATCAGGTATAGCTGCTACAATTTTAGTTGCTTTGAATATGGGAATTAACCCAATATATTCAGTAGCAGCAGGGGCTGCTGTAGCTGGATATGGTATACTTCCAGGGTTTATTTCAGGATATGTAGTAGGACTTATTGGACCTATTTTTGAGAAAAAATTACCAAAGGGAGTAGATATAATATTTGGAGTGCTACTTCTTTCGCCTATAGCAAGATTTACTTCACTAATTGTAGATCCAATTGTAAATGCAACATTAATGAATATTGGGAATACGATTGCAATTGCTGCAGAACAATCACCTTATCTTATGGGATTTTTATTAGGTGGAATTATAAAAGTTATTTGTACCTCTCCACTTAGTGCTATGGCATTAACAGCAATGCTTGGATTAAAGGGACTTGCAATGGGGATTGCATCCATTGCTTGTTTTGGAGGTGCTTTTACAGATGGATTGGTATTTAAAAGACTAAAGTTGGGAGAATCAAGTAATATTATAGGGGTTATGCTTGAGCCATTAACTCAAGCAAATATTATAACTACCAACCCAATTCCTATATTTGGATCAAATTTTCTTGGAGGAGGATTAGCAGGAATTGTAGCAGCTTATTTTAAAATAATCAATAATGCTCCTGGAACATCTTCACCAATACCAGGATTGATTGCGCCATTTGGATTTAATAATCCACAAAATGTATTTTTAGCTATTGTCTTTGCCATAATAGCTGGAATCAGTGCAGGGTATATAGGATCAACAAGCTTTATGTTCATAAAGAAATTATCATTTTCAAAATTCCGTTTATCTTAG
- a CDS encoding metal ABC transporter solute-binding protein, Zn/Mn family, translating to MKKIYNKSIFLLLVSFIFFSFIGCSKDVTKIDKKIKVAVSIVPQKTFVEAVGGDLVEVVTMIPPGNSPENYAPSPRELQILSESSIYFTIGVPAEKANILPKISDINENIQMVSLEEEVSKVYKDREFAPGKRDPHIWLSPKRAKLMVEIIKNELSEIDPLNKEVYEKNSKAYIEKLNRLDKEIKLSIEKLPKKAFIVYHPAFGYFADDYGLKMIPIEKEGKEATIEDIKEIIDFAKKENIKTVFYQAEIDSKQSRVIAQEIEGKTKEIAPLSPNYIENLENMAKIFADVLK from the coding sequence ATGAAAAAAATATATAATAAATCTATTTTTTTATTATTAGTTTCTTTCATATTTTTTAGTTTTATAGGCTGTAGTAAGGATGTTACAAAAATAGATAAAAAAATAAAGGTAGCAGTTTCAATTGTTCCACAAAAAACTTTTGTAGAGGCTGTAGGAGGAGATCTTGTTGAAGTTGTTACAATGATTCCACCTGGAAATAGTCCTGAAAATTATGCACCATCTCCAAGAGAACTTCAAATACTTAGTGAATCATCTATTTATTTTACAATAGGCGTACCTGCTGAAAAAGCAAATATTCTCCCTAAAATATCTGATATTAACGAAAATATTCAAATGGTTTCTTTAGAAGAAGAAGTGTCAAAAGTATATAAAGACCGTGAATTTGCTCCTGGAAAGAGAGATCCTCATATATGGTTGTCTCCAAAGCGAGCAAAGTTAATGGTTGAGATAATAAAAAATGAGCTTTCAGAAATAGATCCTTTAAATAAAGAAGTTTATGAAAAAAATTCTAAAGCTTATATAGAAAAGCTTAATAGATTAGATAAAGAAATAAAATTGTCTATAGAGAAATTGCCAAAAAAAGCATTTATTGTGTATCATCCAGCATTTGGATATTTCGCAGATGATTATGGCTTAAAAATGATTCCTATTGAAAAAGAAGGAAAAGAAGCTACAATAGAAGATATAAAAGAAATCATTGATTTTGCAAAGAAGGAAAATATAAAGACAGTATTTTATCAAGCAGAAATAGATTCAAAGCAATCTAGAGTAATTGCTCAAGAAATAGAGGGAAAAACAAAAGAAATTGCACCATTATCTCCTAATTATATTGAAAATCTTGAGAATATGGCAAAAATATTTGCAGATGTATTAAAATAG
- a CDS encoding metal ABC transporter ATP-binding protein: MRNALELERVNVFYENVQALSNIYLKVKENDFLGIIGPNGGGKSTLLKTILGLLKPSSGKIRVFDQPINKEKGVIGYVPQFTKFNKNFPINVKDVVLMGLMKNYYKMFTRVKASEEKRAEAIMKKLDIFQLRDRQIGQLSGGQLQRVLIARALAIRPKILLLDEPTANLDSNAKSKIYNLLKYLNKNMTIIMVTHDMSIISSYVKSIACLNTELFYHGEPKLTKHILRKVYGWPIDMVEHGMPHIALHGEEKNV, from the coding sequence ATGAGAAATGCACTAGAATTAGAAAGGGTCAATGTTTTTTATGAAAATGTACAAGCTCTTTCAAATATTTATTTAAAAGTAAAGGAAAATGATTTTTTAGGGATTATTGGACCAAATGGAGGTGGAAAAAGTACCCTTTTAAAAACCATCCTAGGGTTATTAAAGCCAAGCTCGGGGAAAATAAGAGTGTTTGACCAACCTATTAACAAAGAAAAAGGTGTTATTGGGTATGTACCGCAATTTACAAAATTCAACAAGAATTTCCCGATAAATGTAAAAGATGTGGTACTTATGGGGCTTATGAAGAATTATTATAAAATGTTTACAAGGGTGAAAGCTTCAGAAGAAAAAAGAGCTGAAGCAATTATGAAAAAACTTGATATTTTTCAGTTGAGGGATAGACAGATTGGACAATTATCAGGAGGGCAGTTGCAAAGAGTGTTAATTGCTAGAGCTTTAGCTATAAGACCAAAAATCCTTCTTTTAGATGAACCTACAGCAAATCTTGATTCTAATGCAAAATCTAAAATATATAATCTTTTAAAGTATTTAAATAAAAATATGACCATTATTATGGTTACCCATGATATGAGTATTATATCTTCTTATGTAAAAAGTATTGCATGCTTAAATACAGAACTTTTCTATCATGGGGAACCGAAATTAACAAAACATATTTTAAGAAAGGTTTATGGCTGGCCTATTGATATGGTTGAGCATGGAATGCCACATATAGCTTTGCATGGGGAGGAGAAAAATGTTTGA
- a CDS encoding metal ABC transporter permease — protein MFESILEYKFLQHAIVSAVLASIACGIMGTIIIEKKLVMMSGGIAHTAFGGIGMGYFLGIEPIIGALIFSVFAALGIAKINKKINTNHDILVGMFWSFGMAVGIIFIAFTPGYPPDLSSYLFGDILTVSKIDLKMMIFLDSIILFMICAYFNQFRVYLFDEEFIQVVGGPVRFFEYTLFILIALTIVILIRVVGIILIIALLTAPTSIAKQFTYDLKKIMILSICIGIVFCLIGLYLSYVLRISSGAAIIIFSVFSYLLISFIKRIHNNKKREEISY, from the coding sequence ATGTTTGAATCCATACTAGAATATAAATTTTTACAACATGCAATTGTGAGTGCAGTTTTAGCAAGCATTGCTTGTGGTATTATGGGAACCATTATTATAGAAAAAAAATTAGTTATGATGAGCGGAGGTATCGCCCATACTGCATTTGGGGGGATCGGTATGGGATATTTTCTTGGTATTGAACCTATTATAGGGGCATTGATTTTTTCTGTATTTGCTGCTTTGGGTATTGCAAAAATAAATAAAAAAATAAATACAAACCATGATATTTTAGTAGGAATGTTTTGGTCTTTTGGAATGGCAGTAGGGATTATTTTTATTGCTTTTACTCCTGGATATCCTCCTGATTTATCATCTTATCTGTTTGGAGATATTTTAACTGTATCGAAAATAGATTTAAAGATGATGATTTTTTTAGATTCTATTATTTTATTTATGATTTGTGCATATTTTAATCAATTTAGAGTCTATTTATTTGATGAAGAATTTATACAGGTTGTAGGGGGACCTGTGCGTTTTTTTGAGTATACCCTTTTTATATTGATTGCTTTAACAATTGTAATTTTAATAAGAGTTGTTGGTATTATACTTATTATTGCGCTTCTTACGGCTCCAACATCTATTGCAAAGCAGTTTACGTATGATTTAAAAAAAATTATGATACTTTCTATATGTATAGGAATTGTATTTTGTTTGATTGGATTATATCTATCCTATGTACTCCGCATTTCTTCAGGAGCAGCAATTATTATATTCTCTGTTTTTTCATATTTATTAATTTCTTTTATAAAACGTATTCATAATAATAAAAAAAGAGAGGAGATTTCTTATTAA
- a CDS encoding MBL fold metallo-hydrolase, which produces MKITILGNCGPYPRAYGACSGYLFECGDIKILIDCGNGTMSRLQQKVTNLGELDMIILSHFHSDHISDVMVLRYAIGYKRMNNEIENPIPLYAPSTPKEDFHKLQFKNAFALKSIEENLKVNYKNLTISFKKMNHSIDCYGVMIKNNNEKFVYSADTKYCNQILELSQDADLLLCESTVLEKDKTPTTSHLSAKDAGQIAKKSNVGKLLLTHFWPEYNLEEIHSEASEVFDGNVQLSEEMKTYFI; this is translated from the coding sequence ATGAAAATAACAATATTAGGAAATTGCGGGCCTTATCCAAGAGCTTATGGCGCATGTTCTGGCTATTTATTTGAGTGTGGTGATATAAAAATTTTAATAGATTGTGGAAATGGCACAATGAGCAGGCTCCAACAGAAAGTTACAAATTTAGGAGAGTTAGATATGATTATTTTAAGCCATTTTCATAGCGATCATATATCTGACGTAATGGTTTTAAGGTATGCCATAGGCTATAAAAGAATGAATAATGAAATTGAAAATCCTATTCCATTATATGCACCTTCTACCCCAAAAGAAGATTTTCATAAGCTTCAGTTTAAAAATGCATTTGCATTGAAAAGTATTGAAGAAAATTTAAAAGTAAATTATAAAAACTTAACAATTTCATTTAAAAAAATGAATCACTCTATAGATTGTTATGGAGTCATGATAAAAAATAATAATGAGAAATTTGTTTATTCAGCAGATACAAAATACTGCAATCAAATATTAGAATTATCTCAAGATGCAGATTTATTGTTATGCGAAAGTACAGTTCTTGAAAAAGATAAAACACCAACGACATCCCATTTATCCGCAAAAGATGCAGGTCAAATTGCAAAGAAAAGTAATGTAGGAAAGTTATTGCTTACTCATTTTTGGCCAGAATATAATTTAGAAGAAATACACTCTGAAGCCAGTGAAGTATTTGATGGAAATGTTCAATTGTCTGAAGAAATGAAAACCTACTTCATATAA
- a CDS encoding alpha/beta-type small acid-soluble spore protein: MSKNPIDPNAVKALNQMKYEIANELGITHGFGENKGTLSAGQNVFFGGYVGGHMTKKLVEIAEKQLINKK, encoded by the coding sequence ATGTCAAAAAATCCAATAGATCCAAATGCAGTAAAAGCATTAAATCAAATGAAATATGAAATTGCAAATGAATTAGGAATCACCCATGGTTTTGGTGAAAACAAAGGTACTTTATCAGCTGGACAAAATGTATTTTTCGGGGGGTATGTAGGGGGGCATATGACAAAAAAACTTGTTGAAATTGCTGAAAAACAGTTAATCAATAAAAAATAA
- a CDS encoding alpha/beta-type small acid-soluble spore protein: MARKKVVVPEARAALNQFKLEIASELGLHDYDKIDKGELTSRQNGYVGGYMVKRMIEIAEKSMIGK; the protein is encoded by the coding sequence ATGGCTAGAAAAAAAGTTGTAGTTCCTGAAGCAAGAGCAGCTCTTAATCAGTTTAAGCTAGAAATTGCAAGTGAATTAGGTTTGCATGATTATGATAAAATCGATAAAGGGGAATTAACTTCTAGACAAAATGGATATGTTGGAGGATATATGGTAAAACGCATGATTGAAATAGCAGAAAAAAGTATGATTGGTAAATAA
- a CDS encoding polysaccharide deacetylase family protein, producing MKKFIICIIIILIIFPLQSFAINEKLNNFIYIVVNDELVSFKDTYPKIKDSTTYVPIGPLAKYLDIHMKWDEKNNIVFLTKDDKKIILDLSMNSLYTDEGHILVDCIFVENNRTMAPYKFIANYFGYEVTYIDLGPIARAKNKPSVEDKDLFFMLQNKLLKEKERILWEIKSKKEKRIRKNSKIAYVTFDDGPTIYTQKILNILDQYDAKATFFMLSNRIKTYPTIVKKAIAKGHTVGLHGVTHNARKIYRSPNTVVSEMNMCNKSLQKAVGINSKLIRVPYGSVPYMKRSYRKAVYTAGYKMWDWNVDSGDSLRKYISPKIIFENIKRQVIKQKVPVILLHEKSCTVKALPQILRFLKENGYRIVPINPKDKPINFWNKRH from the coding sequence ATGAAAAAGTTTATAATCTGTATCATAATAATATTGATTATATTTCCTTTACAAAGTTTTGCAATCAATGAAAAATTAAATAATTTTATTTATATTGTTGTAAATGATGAGTTGGTTTCTTTTAAAGATACCTATCCAAAAATAAAAGACAGTACGACTTATGTTCCTATTGGTCCTTTGGCAAAATATCTAGATATTCATATGAAATGGGATGAAAAAAATAATATTGTTTTTCTTACAAAAGATGATAAAAAAATCATATTAGATCTTTCTATGAATTCGTTATACACAGATGAAGGGCATATTCTTGTAGATTGTATATTTGTAGAAAATAATCGAACTATGGCTCCTTATAAATTTATAGCGAATTACTTTGGGTATGAAGTTACTTATATTGATCTAGGACCTATTGCAAGGGCAAAAAATAAACCTTCCGTAGAGGATAAAGATTTATTTTTTATGTTGCAAAACAAGCTTCTTAAAGAAAAAGAAAGAATACTATGGGAAATTAAAAGCAAAAAAGAAAAAAGAATAAGAAAAAATTCAAAAATAGCATACGTTACCTTTGATGATGGTCCAACTATATATACACAAAAGATACTCAATATTTTAGATCAATATGATGCTAAAGCGACATTTTTTATGTTATCAAATAGGATAAAAACTTATCCAACTATTGTAAAAAAAGCTATTGCGAAAGGACATACTGTAGGACTTCATGGTGTTACCCATAATGCAAGAAAAATTTATAGATCACCTAATACGGTAGTTTCTGAAATGAATATGTGCAATAAGTCTTTGCAAAAGGCAGTAGGAATAAACAGCAAATTAATCCGAGTACCTTATGGTAGTGTTCCTTACATGAAACGAAGCTATAGAAAGGCTGTTTATACAGCAGGATATAAAATGTGGGATTGGAATGTAGATAGTGGGGATAGTTTACGAAAATATATTTCTCCTAAAATCATATTTGAAAATATAAAAAGACAAGTGATAAAACAAAAAGTTCCTGTTATTTTATTGCATGAGAAAAGCTGTACTGTTAAAGCTCTTCCTCAAATATTAAGATTTTTAAAAGAAAATGGTTATAGGATTGTACCTATTAATCCAAAAGATAAGCCTATAAATTTTTGGAATAAAAGACATTAA
- a CDS encoding sigma-54 interaction domain-containing protein yields MVSCNKVCMYMESIVNSMPFGVLSVTMNGKISLINHKAKEMLGLENTSLDTIDLNSIIPNWQKIIEKAKKNKDSFEKTLLIDTKKYRLNLEINSIEKDNKLIGLIILIRDIKKIINMVNKYSFSEAVYTFDHIIGESIQMKNVIQQSKLIANSPSTVLITGESGSGKELLAQAIHNESDRKNGPFIAVNCGAIPKNLIESELFGYEDGSFTGAKKGGRAGKFELADGGTIFLDEIGEMPLSMQITLLRVLQEGYITRIGGKKHIPINVRIIAATNKDLKKEIKKGMFREDLFYRLNVIPIKVPPLKDRLGDVPILIDYFLNIKSNKLKKEIPNISEKLYKKMISYCWPGNVRELENCVENIVNLNGKTTYEINFDECNCMTRDNLGNLINKDTNTINNNQNEEIITLKELEKYEIEKSIILCKGNISKAAFKLGISRNTLYNKMKKYNIDVQTLLSTLLFNEKD; encoded by the coding sequence ATGGTTTCTTGTAATAAAGTATGTATGTATATGGAATCAATTGTAAATTCTATGCCATTTGGTGTGTTATCTGTAACTATGAATGGCAAAATAAGTTTAATAAATCATAAAGCTAAAGAAATGTTAGGCTTAGAAAATACTTCTTTAGACACTATAGACTTAAATAGTATAATTCCGAATTGGCAAAAAATCATAGAAAAAGCAAAAAAGAATAAAGACTCTTTTGAAAAAACTCTTTTAATCGATACAAAAAAATACAGACTCAATCTAGAAATAAACAGTATTGAAAAAGACAATAAGCTCATAGGACTCATAATTCTAATACGAGATATAAAGAAAATCATAAATATGGTAAATAAATATTCTTTTTCTGAAGCTGTATATACATTTGATCATATAATAGGTGAAAGTATCCAAATGAAAAATGTTATCCAGCAAAGTAAACTAATAGCAAATAGTCCTTCTACTGTTTTAATAACAGGTGAAAGTGGAAGTGGAAAAGAATTATTAGCTCAAGCAATTCACAATGAAAGCGATAGAAAAAATGGACCTTTTATAGCAGTAAATTGCGGCGCTATTCCTAAAAATTTAATTGAAAGCGAATTATTTGGCTACGAAGATGGTTCATTTACAGGGGCAAAAAAAGGAGGGCGTGCTGGTAAATTTGAACTTGCAGATGGGGGAACCATTTTTTTAGATGAAATAGGAGAAATGCCACTCTCAATGCAAATAACTCTTTTAAGAGTATTACAAGAAGGTTATATAACTAGAATTGGTGGCAAAAAACATATACCTATTAATGTAAGAATTATAGCAGCTACAAATAAAGATTTGAAAAAAGAAATAAAAAAAGGTATGTTCAGGGAAGATTTATTTTATAGATTAAATGTAATACCTATAAAGGTTCCACCTTTAAAAGATAGACTTGGAGATGTTCCTATATTAATAGATTATTTTTTAAATATTAAAAGTAATAAATTAAAAAAAGAAATTCCTAATATATCTGAAAAGCTGTATAAAAAAATGATTTCTTATTGTTGGCCAGGAAATGTGAGAGAATTGGAAAATTGCGTAGAAAATATTGTGAACTTAAATGGTAAAACAACTTATGAAATCAACTTTGATGAATGTAATTGTATGACTAGAGATAATTTAGGTAATTTAATAAATAAGGATACAAATACAATAAATAACAATCAAAATGAAGAAATTATTACATTAAAAGAATTGGAAAAATATGAAATTGAAAAAAGTATTATTTTATGCAAAGGAAATATAAGTAAAGCCGCTTTTAAACTAGGTATTAGCAGAAATACTTTATATAATAAAATGAAAAAATATAATATAGATGTTCAAACTTTGCTAAGCACGCTCTTATTTAATGAAAAAGATTAA
- a CDS encoding DMT family transporter: MEISKKSFKKGLMFGILVGLAWGLDTVLMGKIGGFEIFLNSKATPLVQAFFHDGFCFIWLGLLLLFKKDLTKAFQLMKTKKGKVTMIAALVGAPVGMSGYLMGVKYASAPYASSISVIYPGVGAVMSYFILKEKLSLRAVIGIAISILGSAALGYSKVDLDVYPHFYKGIAFALLAVLGWASEGVIIGYAMKKIQTDKEDDVEAKPIHFLTIRYLVSFLAYGLVVLPIVKGYGLAGEVIRTGTILYLAGIATLGAVTYLSWYKAVDLIGAAMGTALNSTAAFWAVIFSGLMGTKITPYLAFWCFVIVLGVMIFAVDPKEVFGSNRKKA; the protein is encoded by the coding sequence ATGGAAATTAGCAAGAAAAGTTTTAAGAAAGGACTCATGTTTGGTATTTTAGTTGGTTTAGCCTGGGGATTAGATACTGTATTGATGGGGAAAATCGGAGGATTTGAAATATTTCTAAATTCAAAGGCAACTCCATTAGTACAAGCTTTTTTTCATGATGGATTTTGTTTTATTTGGTTAGGGCTATTATTATTGTTTAAAAAAGATTTAACAAAAGCATTTCAATTGATGAAAACTAAAAAAGGTAAAGTTACTATGATAGCTGCTCTAGTGGGTGCACCAGTTGGTATGAGTGGTTATTTAATGGGCGTCAAGTACGCATCAGCACCCTATGCATCAAGTATTTCTGTAATTTACCCAGGTGTTGGAGCGGTTATGTCATATTTTATTTTAAAAGAAAAATTATCATTAAGAGCAGTGATAGGTATTGCTATTAGTATATTAGGTTCAGCAGCATTAGGGTATTCAAAGGTTGATCTTGATGTTTATCCTCATTTTTATAAAGGTATAGCCTTTGCATTATTAGCAGTTTTAGGATGGGCATCAGAAGGTGTAATTATTGGATATGCTATGAAAAAGATTCAAACAGATAAAGAAGATGATGTTGAGGCTAAGCCTATACATTTCTTAACAATAAGATATTTAGTATCATTTTTAGCCTATGGTTTAGTAGTATTACCAATAGTCAAAGGATATGGACTAGCTGGAGAAGTTATTCGTACAGGCACTATACTATACTTAGCTGGAATTGCTACATTAGGAGCAGTTACGTATCTATCATGGTATAAGGCAGTTGATTTAATAGGAGCAGCTATGGGAACAGCTTTAAACTCAACAGCAGCATTTTGGGCTGTAATTTTTAGTGGATTAATGGGGACAAAGATTACACCATACCTAGCATTCTGGTGCTTTGTAATTGTATTAGGCGTGATGATATTTGCTGTAGATCCAAAAGAAGTATTTGGATCAAATCGTAAAAAGGCATAA